In a genomic window of Vibrio gigantis:
- a CDS encoding zinc ribbon domain-containing protein YjdM, giving the protein MSLPPCPQCQSEYVYQDQNNLICPECAYEWNPEEERLEREAARVKDVNGAVLDTGDKVTFIKDLKVKGSSSVLKIGTKAVIRRINEGKDHQLDCKLDGGGEMLVTAKYVKKQ; this is encoded by the coding sequence ATGTCTTTACCTCCTTGCCCGCAATGCCAATCTGAATACGTCTATCAAGACCAAAACAACCTAATCTGCCCCGAATGTGCCTACGAATGGAACCCAGAAGAAGAGCGTCTAGAAAGAGAGGCCGCGCGTGTTAAGGACGTTAACGGTGCAGTGTTAGATACCGGCGACAAAGTTACTTTCATTAAAGATCTAAAAGTGAAAGGCAGTTCTAGCGTATTGAAAATCGGTACTAAAGCAGTGATTCGTCGCATCAATGAAGGCAAGGATCACCAGTTAGATTGCAAGCTTGATGGTGGCGGTGAAATGTTGGTAACAGCGAAATACGTGAAAAAGCAGTAA
- a CDS encoding threonine/serine exporter family protein — MPSQFRINKIVEIGDTLHRSGCAPYKLEKYTQFYAKKHGVDVMIQATPTAINYQFPDDNNAVILKRLKPASINLSLLANTIIRINQPSSEPVPEPVGYSKFVTALANMGIPPAYLMLVGSTLEAVGFSALLGLMVWVCQQVLHSRRAIAVEFISALLTGIFVAFLASTGLPIPVWALCIASIVLFVPGLSIANALECLAFNDLVSGTSLLGQSALTLIKLFVGIIMGLNIGEAIWGQAVSIDYTNAVPMWMHISGLVLISVSIGVMFNARPKDILLGLPVAVLGMWGPFYLGFDSGWVVGTWVTTVLITLYGTWIAKKMELTGSIYIVQGIIILVPGSRVLVSASQSVFEQSILPIPSIGLSALFMFSAIVAGQITAYSIYSPKVER, encoded by the coding sequence ATGCCTTCTCAGTTCAGAATTAACAAAATTGTTGAAATTGGTGATACTCTTCACCGCAGTGGCTGTGCTCCTTACAAGCTCGAGAAATACACTCAATTCTATGCAAAAAAGCATGGTGTTGATGTGATGATCCAAGCAACACCAACGGCGATAAACTATCAATTTCCAGACGATAACAACGCCGTTATTCTTAAGCGTCTAAAGCCTGCTTCAATTAACCTGAGTTTGTTGGCCAATACGATCATTCGTATTAACCAGCCAAGCAGTGAACCTGTCCCTGAGCCTGTCGGTTATTCTAAATTTGTGACTGCTCTTGCTAATATGGGTATACCGCCTGCGTATTTAATGCTGGTGGGCAGTACGTTGGAAGCGGTTGGCTTTTCTGCGTTATTGGGTTTGATGGTTTGGGTATGTCAGCAAGTTCTTCATTCACGTCGTGCTATTGCGGTTGAGTTTATCTCGGCACTGTTAACGGGTATTTTCGTAGCCTTTTTGGCAAGCACAGGGTTACCGATTCCGGTGTGGGCGCTGTGTATCGCCTCGATTGTCTTGTTCGTCCCCGGGTTATCCATAGCCAACGCATTAGAGTGTTTGGCGTTTAATGATCTAGTCTCTGGTACTAGCTTGTTAGGGCAGAGTGCCTTAACGCTGATAAAGCTGTTTGTTGGGATAATCATGGGGCTCAATATTGGTGAAGCGATATGGGGGCAAGCGGTCTCCATCGACTATACCAATGCGGTACCAATGTGGATGCATATATCTGGCTTGGTGCTGATCTCTGTATCTATCGGTGTGATGTTCAATGCACGCCCGAAAGACATCTTGCTTGGCTTACCAGTTGCGGTTCTCGGTATGTGGGGACCGTTCTATCTAGGTTTTGATAGTGGTTGGGTTGTAGGTACTTGGGTCACGACGGTTCTTATTACTTTGTACGGAACTTGGATTGCCAAGAAGATGGAGCTCACGGGCTCTATTTATATCGTGCAAGGGATCATCATCTTGGTTCCGGGTAGCCGAGTATTAGTGAGTGCTAGCCAGTCAGTGTTTGAACAATCGATTTTGCCGATTCCAAGTATTGGTTTGTCTGCGTTATTCATGTTCTCGGCAATCGTGGCAGGGCAAATCACCGCTTACTCCATTTACTCACCAAAAGTTGAACGCTAA
- the copI gene encoding copper-resistant cuproprotein CopI: protein MKKTMIAIALTLTTATAFAEMDHSKMDDSMMNNGEMDHSMMDGSMMKNGEMDHSKMDHSMMKNGKMDHSKMMSMDGMMDMEGMSEVGMPAKGAKPDKVVHVLLSDDMKITFKNKVDIEPNDVVQFVVMNTGKIDHEFSIGSATEQLEHREMMKKMGNHAHDSGSTVTVKPGKAKQLLWHFHGDNNVEFACNIPGHAEAGMVKAVTL, encoded by the coding sequence ATGAAAAAAACGATGATTGCTATTGCCCTAACGCTAACTACTGCGACAGCTTTTGCTGAAATGGATCACTCTAAGATGGATGATTCAATGATGAATAACGGTGAAATGGATCACTCTATGATGGACGGCTCGATGATGAAAAATGGCGAGATGGACCACTCTAAGATGGATCATTCAATGATGAAGAATGGCAAAATGGATCATTCAAAAATGATGAGCATGGACGGAATGATGGATATGGAAGGCATGTCTGAAGTGGGTATGCCTGCTAAGGGAGCTAAGCCAGATAAAGTCGTTCACGTTCTGTTGAGTGACGATATGAAAATCACATTCAAAAATAAAGTCGATATTGAGCCCAATGATGTGGTTCAGTTTGTAGTGATGAACACCGGTAAGATTGACCACGAGTTCTCTATTGGTTCTGCAACAGAGCAGTTAGAGCATCGTGAAATGATGAAAAAGATGGGTAACCATGCGCATGATTCCGGTAGCACTGTTACCGTTAAACCTGGCAAGGCGAAGCAACTGCTTTGGCACTTCCATGGTGATAACAACGTAGAATTCGCATGCAATATTCCTGGTCACGCTGAAGCGGGCATGGTTAAAGCAGTAACGCTATAA
- a CDS encoding efflux RND transporter permease subunit, with amino-acid sequence MINAIIRWSISNRFLVLVATMAIVFGGLYSVKSTPVDAIPDLSDVQVIIKTSYPGQAPQVVEDQVTYPLTTAMLAVPGAETVRGYSFFGDSYVYIIFNDDTDMYWARSRVLEYLSQVAPNLPSSAKPTLGPDATGVGWVYSYVLQDKTGQHDLAELRSLQDWFLKYELQTVDGVSEVATVGGMVKQYQVQIDPAKLRAYDLTLQQVNMAIQNGNQETGASVVEIAEAEHMVRTTGYLTSIEDIQSLPLKVTDKGTPLLLGDIADINLGPQMRRGISELNGEGEAVGGVIVMRFGENASEVIDSVKNKLAELQAGLPDGVEIVATYDRSTLIDSAVENLWKKLAEEFLVVAIVCALFLFHIRSSLVIALSLPVGILGAFIVMHWQGINANIMSLGGIAIAIGAMVDGAIVMIENVHKHIERTPLTDKNRWQVIGKAAEEVGAPLFFSLIIITLSFVPVFALEGQEGKMFSPLAFTKTYAMAAAAGLAITLVPVLMGYFIRGNVLPEHKNPVNRSLVAMYKPLLNLSLKYPKVMIVIALGLMASAYYPTSKLGSEFIPPLDEGDLMYMPTTYPGISIGKARELLQQTNKLIKTIPEVETTWGKIGRAETATDPAPLTMIETVIQLKPRDEWRDGVTTESLRKEFDELIQFPGLTNAWVMPIKTRIDMLATGIKTPIGIKIAGPDLSVIEDIGSQLEPILNGVSGTASVYAERVAGGRYVTIDIKRRSAARYGLSIKEVQQVISTAVGGMNVGETVEGLERYPINVRYPQDYRDSVVKLQGLPLVTPNGARIALSDVADIRYEDGPPMIKTENARPNGWVFVDIDGRDLGSYVAEAQKVVAEQVVLPAGYSLAWSGQYEYMERAKERLSVVVPITIAIIMLLLYLSFRRVGEVMMIMLTLPLAMVGGLWLMHALNYNFSIAVGVGFIALAGVAVEIGVIMLVYLNQAWHYKKLDAEQNQQKLKLADLTDAIREGAGLRVRPVMMTVLTVIIGLIPIMYGEGTGSEVMQRIAAPMIGGMASALLLTLLVLPAIFKLWKQREITQIEKKLNK; translated from the coding sequence ATGATCAATGCAATCATTCGTTGGTCTATCAGTAACCGATTCTTGGTTCTGGTCGCGACCATGGCGATAGTGTTCGGTGGTCTATACAGCGTTAAAAGTACGCCCGTCGATGCTATCCCTGATTTATCTGATGTTCAGGTGATCATTAAAACCAGTTATCCGGGTCAAGCACCGCAAGTGGTCGAAGATCAGGTAACGTATCCATTAACCACCGCCATGCTGGCTGTACCGGGAGCTGAAACAGTTCGTGGGTACTCTTTCTTTGGTGATTCGTATGTCTACATTATTTTCAATGATGATACCGACATGTACTGGGCGCGTTCACGAGTACTCGAATACTTAAGTCAAGTTGCACCTAACCTACCATCAAGCGCAAAACCAACGCTTGGGCCTGATGCTACGGGTGTGGGCTGGGTTTACAGTTACGTGCTTCAAGACAAAACGGGCCAGCACGACCTTGCGGAACTTCGTAGCCTGCAAGATTGGTTCTTGAAGTACGAGCTACAAACTGTCGATGGCGTCTCTGAAGTGGCGACCGTGGGCGGCATGGTGAAGCAATATCAGGTGCAGATTGATCCTGCCAAGCTGCGTGCTTACGACTTAACGCTTCAGCAAGTCAATATGGCGATCCAAAACGGTAATCAAGAAACGGGTGCGTCGGTGGTTGAAATTGCTGAAGCTGAGCACATGGTTCGCACTACGGGTTACCTGACGAGTATTGAAGACATCCAATCACTTCCATTAAAAGTGACCGACAAAGGTACACCGTTGCTATTGGGTGATATTGCCGACATTAACCTTGGTCCGCAGATGCGCCGTGGTATCTCTGAATTGAATGGTGAAGGTGAAGCGGTTGGTGGCGTTATCGTGATGCGCTTTGGCGAGAATGCCAGTGAAGTGATTGACTCTGTTAAGAATAAACTCGCAGAGCTGCAAGCAGGTTTACCAGATGGCGTTGAAATTGTCGCCACCTATGACCGTTCAACTCTGATTGATTCTGCGGTTGAAAACTTATGGAAAAAGCTAGCCGAAGAGTTCCTAGTCGTGGCGATTGTGTGTGCGCTGTTTCTATTTCACATTCGTTCGTCTTTGGTTATCGCACTGAGCTTACCTGTTGGTATCTTGGGGGCGTTCATTGTTATGCACTGGCAGGGCATTAATGCGAACATCATGTCCCTCGGTGGTATCGCCATAGCCATTGGTGCGATGGTGGATGGTGCTATCGTGATGATAGAGAACGTTCATAAACACATAGAACGAACGCCGTTGACCGATAAGAACCGTTGGCAGGTGATTGGTAAAGCGGCAGAAGAAGTCGGTGCTCCGCTGTTCTTCTCACTCATCATCATTACCTTGAGTTTTGTGCCAGTGTTCGCATTAGAAGGGCAAGAAGGCAAGATGTTCTCGCCTCTAGCGTTTACTAAAACGTATGCAATGGCTGCAGCAGCAGGTTTAGCGATCACGCTTGTGCCAGTGCTAATGGGTTACTTCATTCGTGGCAACGTACTACCTGAACATAAAAACCCCGTGAACCGTAGTTTAGTCGCGATGTATAAGCCATTGCTCAACTTAAGCCTTAAGTATCCAAAAGTGATGATTGTCATCGCGCTAGGCTTGATGGCTTCTGCGTATTACCCAACCAGTAAGCTTGGTAGTGAGTTCATTCCTCCTTTGGATGAAGGCGACTTGATGTACATGCCAACCACTTATCCAGGGATCTCGATAGGTAAAGCGCGTGAATTGCTTCAGCAAACCAACAAGCTAATCAAAACTATTCCAGAAGTTGAAACTACATGGGGCAAAATCGGACGTGCAGAAACGGCAACGGATCCCGCACCTCTGACCATGATTGAAACGGTTATTCAGCTAAAACCTCGCGATGAGTGGCGTGACGGTGTCACTACTGAGTCGTTGCGCAAAGAGTTCGACGAGCTGATTCAGTTCCCTGGCTTAACCAATGCGTGGGTAATGCCAATCAAAACCCGTATCGATATGTTAGCGACGGGCATTAAAACCCCAATCGGCATCAAAATCGCGGGTCCAGACCTTAGTGTCATTGAGGATATTGGCTCTCAGCTTGAACCTATCTTAAATGGTGTCAGCGGTACGGCTTCTGTATACGCCGAGCGTGTTGCTGGTGGACGCTATGTCACGATAGACATCAAGCGCCGCTCAGCAGCTCGTTATGGATTGAGCATCAAAGAGGTTCAGCAGGTTATCTCAACCGCTGTTGGTGGGATGAATGTAGGTGAAACTGTGGAGGGGCTGGAGCGCTATCCAATCAACGTTCGTTACCCACAAGATTACCGGGATTCAGTCGTGAAATTACAGGGTTTGCCATTGGTGACACCAAATGGAGCTCGTATTGCGCTATCTGATGTCGCGGACATTCGTTATGAAGACGGTCCACCAATGATCAAAACAGAGAATGCGCGTCCTAATGGTTGGGTGTTCGTTGATATTGATGGTCGTGATCTTGGGTCATATGTCGCTGAAGCGCAAAAAGTGGTTGCTGAGCAAGTCGTATTACCTGCGGGTTACTCGCTCGCTTGGTCTGGCCAATATGAATACATGGAGCGTGCAAAAGAACGCTTGAGTGTGGTGGTTCCTATCACTATTGCCATCATTATGTTGTTGCTCTACCTAAGTTTCCGTCGTGTTGGGGAAGTCATGATGATCATGCTGACACTGCCGCTAGCGATGGTGGGTGGTCTTTGGCTGATGCATGCCCTCAACTACAACTTCTCAATTGCGGTGGGTGTCGGCTTCATCGCGCTAGCCGGTGTTGCGGTAGAGATAGGAGTCATCATGTTGGTGTACCTCAACCAGGCGTGGCATTACAAAAAACTCGATGCCGAACAGAACCAACAAAAACTTAAACTTGCTGATTTAACCGATGCCATTCGTGAGGGGGCAGGGCTTCGAGTTCGTCCTGTAATGATGACTGTACTTACCGTCATTATCGGCTTGATTCCAATCATGTACGGCGAAGGTACAGGCTCGGAAGTTATGCAGAGAATAGCTGCGCCGATGATAGGTGGAATGGCGTCTGCGCTACTGCTTACTCTGCTGGTGTTACCTGCCATCTTTAAGTTATGGAAGCAGCGTGAAATTACCCAGATTGAAAAGAAATTGAATAAGTAA
- a CDS encoding efflux RND transporter periplasmic adaptor subunit: MKSVKVATIALLVGGALGFSANYFLLNSTHDMSAMGGASAASSAEGASNEPLYWVAPMDPNYQRDKPGQSPMGMDLIPVYADDLSGGTDKAGTVFIDSSVENNLGVKTASVEFEALSPRIETVGYVAFDESTLWQTNVRAAGWVEKLYINAVGEKVNKGDVLFTLYSPELVKAQEELISAYKTGRKGLIKGSTERLITLGVDKAQIQSITRQGKASQTIEIKAPSNGVIASLNIREGGYLSPAQAVISAGPLNEVWVDAEVFERQAHWISSGSNAEMTLDAIPGKEWQGSVDYVYPILDPKTRTLRVRLKFSNPNGELKPNMFANIALKPISDDAVLTVPRSSVIHSGGMTRVVLSEGEGKYRSARIEVGREAGDKVEVLQGLEQGEKIVTSAHFMLDSESSQSADLSRINGVEEQAETVWAKGEISDVMQGSRMVTINHQPVPEWEWPGMVMNFTFAEGLDMSDVKRGQVIDFEMMKTESGQYEVVDYKVNEHQMAGEVWVKGQITMLMADFGMITVNHKPVPEWDWKAGEMNFQASEDLDLSEFSEGQPIRFLVAKQGSDYVLKSLESGEGTL; encoded by the coding sequence ATGAAATCAGTAAAAGTCGCGACAATCGCTTTATTGGTCGGTGGTGCATTAGGTTTTAGTGCGAACTACTTTCTCTTGAATTCAACTCACGATATGTCAGCAATGGGCGGTGCAAGTGCGGCGAGCTCGGCTGAGGGTGCAAGCAACGAACCACTGTATTGGGTCGCGCCAATGGATCCCAATTATCAGCGTGACAAGCCAGGCCAGTCACCAATGGGGATGGATCTAATCCCGGTGTATGCCGACGACCTAAGTGGTGGTACAGACAAGGCTGGCACCGTGTTTATCGATTCATCAGTGGAAAATAATCTTGGTGTGAAAACAGCGAGTGTTGAGTTTGAAGCTTTGTCACCACGAATTGAAACCGTTGGTTATGTGGCGTTTGACGAAAGTACGTTATGGCAAACCAACGTAAGGGCAGCAGGCTGGGTAGAGAAGCTTTATATCAATGCCGTCGGAGAGAAGGTGAATAAGGGTGATGTACTGTTCACTCTCTACTCTCCAGAACTTGTCAAAGCCCAAGAGGAATTGATAAGTGCTTATAAAACAGGTCGTAAAGGGTTGATCAAAGGCTCGACTGAACGCTTGATTACCTTAGGTGTAGATAAAGCTCAGATACAGTCGATTACTCGCCAAGGCAAAGCCTCGCAAACCATAGAAATCAAAGCTCCCTCGAATGGCGTTATCGCGAGTCTCAACATCCGCGAAGGTGGTTATCTTTCGCCGGCGCAAGCGGTAATCAGTGCTGGGCCTCTCAATGAGGTGTGGGTTGATGCCGAAGTGTTTGAACGTCAAGCACACTGGATCTCATCTGGCAGCAATGCAGAGATGACGCTAGACGCGATTCCTGGCAAGGAGTGGCAGGGCAGTGTGGATTATGTGTATCCCATTCTTGATCCTAAAACTCGCACCTTGCGTGTCCGTTTAAAGTTCTCGAACCCAAATGGCGAGCTTAAACCAAATATGTTCGCCAATATCGCGCTGAAACCAATCAGCGACGATGCCGTACTCACAGTACCAAGGTCGTCGGTTATTCACTCTGGTGGCATGACGCGAGTTGTGCTTTCTGAAGGCGAGGGTAAATATCGCTCTGCACGAATAGAGGTAGGCCGTGAAGCTGGTGACAAGGTTGAGGTTCTACAAGGCCTTGAGCAAGGCGAAAAGATTGTTACATCTGCACACTTCATGCTTGATTCGGAATCTAGCCAATCCGCTGATCTGTCTCGAATTAATGGTGTGGAAGAGCAAGCCGAAACGGTTTGGGCAAAAGGTGAAATCTCGGATGTGATGCAAGGTAGTCGCATGGTGACCATCAATCACCAACCTGTACCTGAGTGGGAATGGCCGGGCATGGTAATGAATTTTACTTTTGCCGAAGGTTTAGACATGAGTGACGTTAAGCGTGGTCAAGTTATTGATTTTGAAATGATGAAGACAGAGTCAGGTCAATATGAGGTTGTTGACTACAAGGTCAACGAACATCAAATGGCGGGCGAAGTTTGGGTGAAGGGACAAATCACAATGCTGATGGCGGACTTCGGTATGATTACGGTAAATCACAAGCCCGTACCTGAGTGGGATTGGAAGGCCGGAGAAATGAACTTCCAAGCGAGTGAAGACCTTGACCTATCCGAATTTTCTGAGGGCCAACCGATTCGGTTTCTAGTGGCCAAGCAAGGTTCTGATTATGTCCTCAAATCTTTAGAATCAGGTGAGGGTACACTATGA
- a CDS encoding TolC family protein has translation MKPTTSVFGINASVVVAAAFVSSVTLPATLFSSAALAAVSDSARASELTTKADQQSSTQQLNMLIEIALNQDSNRKQYFAQSQAMRETGVASATLMDPKLKVGFGGLPVDSFQFDEDPMTNISVGLMQQFERGNTLDLQQKKAGQQADGIALQVQARELTVANSMTQLWLELGYQQVSESVMRENRRLLVELENYVQTNYSIGKSEAQDLLNAQLQVSKLDEKLQANQQVQRRLISQLSEWLGSDWLGSQAIDSQGVLHATNQVDWTSLESKLAGTKNSVSTKHYQLLTNHPLVKIVDATISSNQTQVELAEQAYTPQFGVEVMYAHRQANNMAGEPASDLVSAYLTVDIPLFTGNRQDKNLSAAQYQVGAAKSQKDTLLSQMNAQVNALLVDRSNLSQRLERYQRTLLPQTTARISAVERGYQNNTAQFNDVIAATADELALKLEQQRLITDLNIVNSKLAALISGFEYQVEQPQLTDPTNQ, from the coding sequence ATAAAACCAACAACCTCCGTGTTTGGAATAAACGCGAGTGTCGTGGTCGCTGCTGCCTTTGTTTCAAGTGTTACGCTACCTGCAACCTTGTTTTCAAGTGCTGCGTTAGCTGCTGTTTCGGACTCAGCACGAGCTTCAGAACTCACGACTAAAGCTGATCAACAGAGCTCAACACAGCAACTTAATATGCTGATTGAGATAGCTCTGAACCAAGACAGTAACCGAAAGCAGTATTTCGCCCAATCGCAAGCGATGAGAGAAACAGGTGTCGCAAGCGCGACCTTAATGGATCCTAAATTGAAAGTCGGATTTGGCGGGCTACCCGTCGATAGCTTTCAGTTTGATGAAGATCCAATGACCAATATCTCTGTCGGTTTGATGCAGCAATTTGAGCGTGGTAATACGCTTGATCTTCAGCAGAAAAAAGCGGGTCAGCAAGCGGATGGAATAGCTCTTCAAGTACAGGCTCGTGAACTTACCGTTGCTAATAGCATGACGCAGCTTTGGCTTGAACTGGGCTATCAACAAGTCTCTGAAAGCGTTATGCGTGAAAACCGACGCCTATTGGTCGAGTTAGAAAACTATGTCCAAACCAATTACTCGATTGGTAAAAGTGAAGCGCAAGACTTGCTCAATGCTCAGCTTCAAGTCAGCAAGCTTGATGAAAAACTACAAGCTAATCAGCAAGTTCAACGTCGTTTGATCTCTCAGCTGTCTGAATGGTTGGGTTCTGATTGGTTAGGTTCTCAAGCTATTGACTCCCAGGGCGTGCTTCATGCCACTAACCAAGTTGATTGGACAAGCTTGGAAAGTAAATTGGCGGGAACCAAGAATAGTGTATCTACCAAGCACTATCAACTACTAACCAATCATCCGTTAGTTAAGATCGTCGATGCGACTATTTCGTCGAATCAAACTCAGGTTGAGTTGGCTGAGCAAGCTTATACGCCTCAGTTTGGTGTGGAAGTCATGTATGCCCATCGACAAGCAAATAACATGGCGGGTGAACCTGCTTCTGATCTTGTCAGCGCTTACCTAACGGTCGACATCCCACTGTTTACTGGCAATCGCCAAGACAAGAACTTGTCTGCAGCTCAGTATCAAGTTGGGGCTGCCAAATCCCAAAAGGACACCTTACTTTCCCAAATGAACGCTCAGGTGAATGCGTTATTAGTGGATAGGTCGAACCTTTCTCAACGTTTAGAGCGATATCAACGTACCTTGCTTCCACAGACAACCGCTCGAATCAGTGCAGTGGAAAGAGGTTATCAAAACAATACCGCGCAGTTTAATGACGTTATCGCTGCAACGGCCGATGAGCTTGCCTTGAAACTTGAACAACAGCGCTTGATCACCGATCTCAACATCGTTAATAGCAAGCTCGCAGCTTTAATCAGTGGCTTTGAATATCAGGTTGAACAGCCACAACTTACCGATCCAACCAATCAATAA
- a CDS encoding CatB-related O-acetyltransferase, whose translation MQNKHWSKFELLHEVVTNPNIHIKGQHSYYSDCWDNGFERSVVRYLHGDEISRQWEPRWEIDELYIGDYVCIGAEVVILMGGNHTHRVDWFSLYPFMDVIDDAYIGKGDTHIKDGVWLGMRAMIMPGVTIGEGAVVAANSVVTKDVEPYSIVGGSPAKLVKHRFDKSVIEELISMKIYDWPPEKFESMRQHLCDSDLTVLKNAMAEYDAQKSLNT comes from the coding sequence ATGCAAAATAAGCATTGGTCTAAATTCGAATTGCTTCATGAGGTTGTTACTAACCCCAACATTCACATCAAGGGTCAACACAGTTATTACAGCGATTGCTGGGATAACGGGTTTGAGCGTTCAGTCGTGCGTTACCTGCATGGTGACGAGATCAGCCGTCAGTGGGAGCCTCGCTGGGAGATTGATGAGCTCTACATCGGCGATTATGTCTGCATAGGAGCAGAGGTTGTGATCCTAATGGGCGGCAACCATACTCACCGAGTCGATTGGTTTTCTTTGTATCCATTCATGGATGTCATCGACGACGCCTACATTGGCAAAGGCGATACCCATATCAAAGATGGAGTGTGGTTGGGGATGCGTGCGATGATCATGCCGGGCGTGACCATTGGAGAAGGGGCGGTTGTGGCCGCGAACAGCGTAGTAACCAAAGATGTGGAACCTTACAGTATAGTTGGTGGTTCTCCCGCGAAATTAGTGAAACACCGCTTTGATAAGTCTGTTATCGAAGAGCTAATCTCAATGAAGATATACGACTGGCCACCAGAGAAGTTTGAATCAATGAGGCAGCACTTGTGTGATTCGGATTTAACTGTTCTTAAAAATGCGATGGCTGAATATGATGCACAGAAGTCGTTGAATACTTAA
- a CDS encoding NADH:flavin oxidoreductase, translating into MRSATWENMATEDGHMTDKLYAIYEELAQGEVGLIVTGYANIVEEEKPNAGMMGMYNDSFIDEYKKLTRLVHDNDSKIVMQLAYGGTKTTYDLGERVIFAPSEIPEKGTQTLGKAMTQEEIDYIVDAFAKASLRAQKSGFDGVEIHAAHTYLINQFLSPYYNQREDEYGGSLENRMRFLLEIYTATRKLVGDDFPILVKLTASEFFEGGVTFDETRLVCKKLEEVGVDGIVVSGNIHGKADTMIGESHDGFTIQAEGYFHEYGHAISQDIDIPVITVGGLTDFDAIEAIANNTGIEYFALSRPLLSEPHLVKRWKEGDRSPVECERCSKCRTKRGNFCVVNKDRKVQLARM; encoded by the coding sequence ATGAGAAGTGCGACGTGGGAAAATATGGCGACTGAAGATGGCCATATGACAGATAAACTTTACGCTATCTATGAAGAGTTGGCTCAAGGTGAGGTTGGCTTGATCGTGACGGGTTACGCAAACATCGTTGAAGAAGAAAAGCCGAATGCTGGCATGATGGGTATGTATAACGACTCGTTTATCGATGAGTACAAAAAGCTGACTCGACTGGTCCATGACAACGATTCTAAAATCGTGATGCAATTGGCTTATGGCGGCACGAAAACCACGTATGACCTTGGGGAACGAGTGATCTTCGCACCGAGTGAGATTCCTGAAAAAGGGACTCAAACACTAGGTAAAGCAATGACCCAAGAGGAAATTGACTACATCGTTGATGCGTTTGCCAAAGCGTCATTGAGAGCACAGAAGTCAGGCTTTGATGGCGTCGAAATTCATGCAGCTCATACTTACTTGATCAACCAGTTCTTAAGCCCTTATTACAATCAACGTGAAGATGAATACGGCGGTAGCTTAGAAAATCGCATGAGATTCTTGCTTGAGATCTACACGGCAACACGCAAGTTGGTGGGTGACGATTTCCCTATCTTGGTTAAGTTGACTGCTTCTGAGTTTTTCGAGGGTGGTGTAACCTTCGACGAAACCCGTTTAGTCTGTAAAAAGCTTGAAGAAGTAGGTGTTGATGGCATTGTCGTTTCTGGCAACATTCATGGTAAAGCCGACACCATGATTGGCGAGTCTCATGATGGCTTTACCATTCAAGCTGAAGGCTACTTCCATGAATACGGCCATGCAATTAGCCAAGATATCGATATTCCAGTAATCACGGTAGGCGGCTTAACGGATTTTGATGCCATTGAAGCGATCGCAAACAACACGGGCATAGAGTACTTCGCACTTTCACGCCCTTTGTTATCGGAGCCGCATCTAGTGAAACGCTGGAAAGAGGGCGACCGAAGCCCTGTTGAGTGTGAAAGATGTTCTAAGTGTCGCACTAAGCGCGGTAACTTCTGTGTGGTAAACAAAGATAGAAAAGTACAGCTTGCGCGCATGTAG
- a CDS encoding SDR family oxidoreductase — MSTVVVWGAGSGLGAAIVEHFHKQGYQVIAVARNPEKNTRLAELGVTTLRCDATDQEQVESVVAQLPKSALIVSSMGSFRADTPVDYIGHRHLTDALEANGIARFVLVTSLGCGESWQYLSERSRKGFGAAVREKSLAEAWLASSALDYTILRPGGLLDGKETGNGELSQQVEVHGVIYRQEVARLIETLLANDASIGQVYQCIDPTVQYG, encoded by the coding sequence ATGAGTACGGTCGTTGTATGGGGAGCAGGAAGTGGACTGGGTGCTGCAATAGTTGAGCATTTTCACAAACAAGGTTATCAAGTTATAGCGGTTGCGAGAAACCCAGAGAAAAACACGCGCTTGGCTGAACTTGGTGTTACCACACTTCGCTGTGATGCTACCGATCAAGAACAAGTTGAATCTGTGGTCGCTCAGTTACCTAAATCAGCTCTCATTGTTTCTAGCATGGGCAGCTTCAGAGCTGACACTCCCGTTGATTACATTGGACACCGACATTTGACTGATGCGCTTGAAGCCAATGGTATTGCTCGATTTGTGCTGGTAACGTCGTTGGGTTGTGGTGAGTCTTGGCAGTATTTGTCGGAGCGTTCTAGAAAAGGCTTTGGCGCTGCGGTTCGTGAAAAGTCGTTGGCAGAAGCTTGGCTAGCCTCTAGTGCTTTGGATTACACAATCTTACGTCCGGGTGGCTTGTTGGATGGCAAGGAGACTGGCAACGGTGAGCTTTCCCAACAAGTGGAAGTGCATGGCGTGATTTACCGACAAGAAGTGGCTCGTCTTATCGAAACCTTATTGGCAAACGACGCGAGTATCGGACAAGTTTATCAATGTATTGATCCTACAGTTCAGTATGGCTAA